A part of Amycolatopsis camponoti genomic DNA contains:
- a CDS encoding carbon-nitrogen hydrolase family protein yields the protein MAAEARTRSLVTVVAALQIGPGADLERILEFEAEIRGASLVVLPEAVLGEYPGRVPFPEYFRAAVAVPGPETRALAGLAARTGASLVVGVIERDGSTLYSTAVFLDPSLGLVAKHRKLVPTERERLFWGRGDGSTLPAVPTAAGLAGAAICWENHMPLLRAAMYAKGVEIWCAPTADDRDVWQASMRHIADEGRCFVISACPYESSGADPFRGGSVIVGPLGDVLAGPLRDGEGLITASIDLGEIVTARKSLDVSGHYARPDVFALTVDERPRDGVTFLR from the coding sequence GTGGCCGCCGAAGCGCGAACCCGCTCGCTCGTGACGGTCGTCGCCGCGCTGCAGATCGGGCCGGGCGCCGATCTGGAGCGGATCCTGGAGTTCGAAGCCGAAATCCGCGGCGCCTCCCTGGTCGTGCTGCCCGAAGCCGTGCTCGGCGAGTACCCGGGCCGGGTGCCGTTCCCGGAGTACTTCCGCGCGGCGGTGGCGGTCCCGGGGCCCGAGACGAGAGCACTGGCCGGTCTGGCGGCGCGGACCGGGGCGTCGCTCGTCGTCGGGGTAATCGAGCGGGACGGCTCGACGCTGTACAGCACGGCGGTGTTCCTCGACCCCTCGCTCGGGCTCGTCGCGAAGCACCGGAAGCTGGTCCCGACGGAACGCGAACGGCTCTTCTGGGGCCGCGGCGACGGCTCGACGCTCCCGGCGGTGCCGACGGCGGCGGGCCTGGCGGGCGCGGCGATCTGCTGGGAGAACCACATGCCGCTGCTGCGCGCGGCGATGTACGCGAAGGGCGTGGAGATCTGGTGCGCCCCGACGGCGGACGACCGCGACGTCTGGCAAGCCTCGATGCGCCACATCGCCGACGAGGGCCGGTGTTTCGTGATCTCGGCCTGCCCGTACGAGTCGTCCGGTGCGGATCCCTTCCGCGGCGGGAGCGTGATCGTCGGCCCGCTGGGAGACGTGCTGGCGGGCCCGCTGCGCGACGGCGAAGGCCTGATCACGGCATCGATCGACCTGGGGGAGATCGTGACGGCGAGGAAGAGCCTGGACGTCTCGGGTCACTACGCACGGCCGGACGTCTTCGCGCTGACCGTGGACGAGCGGCCCCGGGACGGCGTCACCTTCCTGCGGTGA
- a CDS encoding SDR family NAD(P)-dependent oxidoreductase: MTEGLSGTTALVTGGTSGIGRATAVALAGLGAHIVLSGRDAVRGAEVVSRIREAGGKADFVAADLTDASSARALAARAREVGGRVDVLVNNAGIFPTGSTSDTDEADFDRVYETNVKVPFFLTAELAPEMAERGHGAIVNVSTMVATRGMAGMALYGSSKAAVELMTKAWAAEYGPSGVRVNAVSPGPTRTEGTAVFGDGLDELASAGPAGRVAAPEEIAAAIAFLVTEGSSFVQGAILPVDGGRLAV; this comes from the coding sequence ATGACTGAAGGACTGTCCGGGACCACGGCGCTGGTGACCGGCGGAACCAGCGGGATCGGGCGGGCGACAGCGGTCGCGCTGGCCGGGCTCGGGGCCCACATCGTGCTGTCGGGGCGGGACGCGGTGCGCGGGGCGGAGGTCGTCTCGCGGATCCGGGAAGCGGGCGGGAAGGCCGACTTCGTCGCGGCCGACCTGACGGACGCCTCGTCGGCGCGTGCGCTGGCCGCGCGGGCGCGTGAGGTGGGCGGACGCGTCGACGTGCTGGTGAACAACGCCGGGATCTTCCCCACCGGGTCCACTTCGGACACTGACGAGGCCGATTTCGACCGCGTCTACGAGACGAACGTGAAGGTGCCGTTCTTCCTCACCGCCGAGCTGGCGCCGGAGATGGCCGAGCGCGGCCACGGCGCGATCGTCAACGTGTCGACGATGGTCGCGACGCGGGGCATGGCGGGCATGGCGCTCTACGGCTCGTCGAAGGCGGCGGTCGAGCTGATGACCAAGGCGTGGGCGGCGGAGTACGGCCCGTCGGGCGTGCGCGTCAACGCGGTCAGCCCCGGCCCGACCCGCACCGAAGGCACAGCGGTGTTCGGCGACGGCCTGGACGAGCTGGCCTCGGCGGGCCCGGCCGGCCGGGTGGCCGCACCCGAGGAGATCGCGGCGGCGATCGCGTTCCTGGTGACGGAGGGGTCGAGCTTCGTCCAGGGCGCGATCCTCCCGGTGGACGGCGGCCGGCTGGCGGTCTGA
- a CDS encoding LysR family transcriptional regulator, with the protein MEIRELRAFVAVVEAGAMSKAARQLHVSQPALSQTITALERRLGVRLLVRTSTGVQVTDAGTTLLGEARAVLARHDQAVATMARHTKTDVLRVGVPLELPPELLPSALARLAEDCPDTRVQARHLSSVAQVAALRADELDVGLVRERPAGPDLDALLVVEENVGVLLATDLAEKLGSPVRLEDLAGLEWFAFARAGSPAWYDELAATLRSHGLDVGPEVPEDRRLIVELKIPAVSAGGAYAFAPPGWPYPIPDTVRWLPLAGNPLVRRTWAVWPATSHRRDLAKFVAALEDVFPRSP; encoded by the coding sequence ATGGAGATCCGTGAGCTGCGGGCGTTCGTCGCGGTCGTCGAAGCGGGCGCGATGTCGAAGGCGGCGCGGCAGCTGCACGTCAGCCAGCCGGCTCTGTCCCAGACGATCACCGCGCTGGAACGCCGTCTCGGCGTCCGGCTGCTGGTCCGCACCAGCACCGGCGTCCAGGTGACGGACGCCGGGACGACGCTGCTGGGCGAGGCCCGCGCGGTGCTGGCCCGCCACGACCAGGCCGTCGCCACCATGGCCCGGCACACGAAGACCGACGTGCTGCGCGTCGGCGTCCCCCTGGAACTGCCGCCGGAGCTGCTGCCGTCGGCCCTCGCGCGGCTCGCGGAGGACTGCCCCGACACGCGGGTGCAGGCCCGGCACCTGTCGTCGGTGGCGCAGGTGGCGGCGCTGCGAGCGGACGAGCTGGACGTCGGGCTGGTGCGTGAGCGCCCGGCCGGGCCCGACCTCGACGCGCTGCTCGTCGTCGAGGAGAACGTCGGCGTCCTGTTGGCGACCGACCTAGCGGAGAAGCTGGGCTCGCCGGTCCGGCTGGAGGACCTGGCCGGGCTGGAGTGGTTCGCCTTCGCCCGCGCGGGCAGCCCGGCGTGGTACGACGAGCTGGCGGCGACGCTGCGCAGCCACGGCCTCGACGTCGGCCCGGAGGTGCCGGAAGACCGGCGGCTGATCGTCGAGCTGAAGATCCCGGCGGTCAGTGCCGGCGGGGCCTACGCGTTCGCGCCGCCCGGCTGGCCGTACCCGATCCCGGACACGGTCCGCTGGCTGCCGCTGGCCGGGAACCCGCTGGTGCGGCGGACCTGGGCCGTGTGGCCGGCGACGTCGCACCGCCGCGACCTCGCGAAGTTCGTCGCCGCGCTGGAGGACGTATTTCCGCGGTCGCCGTAG
- a CDS encoding cytochrome P450, whose product MGITDPDTYVRGVPYDELARLRAASPVVRVDDFWAVLRHADVRRVLRDPGLFSSQLGGTQIRDPASEADLAYVRRMMLNMDPPEHGRLRGLLTKAFTPRAVAKLTSQIEAWARDLVAAVAERGECDFAKVAADLPLLTLAGVFGVPEQDRRLMYDWSNRVIGYQDAEYAVSSTVSETEVSDLARAALAVRPSPGPGGAMPDPRTRAGMPDLYAYANALGEYKREHPGDDVMSNLMQHVGDDGGRVSLAEFENLFWLFSVAGNETLRNGLPGGLLALLAHPAQYRRLLADRSLLPSAVEEMLRWWTPVMNFRRTATADVTLSDVDIRAGDKVVVWFSAANRDPSVFTAPDDFDVGRTPNDHLTFGHGPHFCLGSHLARVQMRAMFGAVLDLLGEVTLAGEPVRLRSNFQNGLKSLPIRWAR is encoded by the coding sequence GTGGGGATCACCGATCCGGACACCTACGTGCGAGGGGTGCCGTACGACGAGCTGGCGCGGCTGCGCGCCGCGTCGCCGGTGGTGCGCGTCGACGACTTCTGGGCCGTGCTGCGGCACGCCGACGTGCGGCGCGTCCTGCGTGATCCGGGCCTGTTCTCCTCCCAGCTCGGCGGGACGCAGATCCGCGATCCCGCTTCGGAGGCCGACCTCGCCTACGTGCGCCGGATGATGCTCAACATGGACCCGCCGGAGCACGGCCGGCTGCGCGGGCTGCTCACCAAGGCGTTCACGCCACGGGCCGTCGCGAAGCTGACGTCGCAGATCGAGGCGTGGGCGCGGGACCTCGTCGCGGCGGTCGCCGAGCGGGGTGAGTGCGACTTCGCCAAGGTCGCCGCCGACCTGCCGCTGCTCACCCTCGCCGGGGTGTTCGGCGTGCCGGAACAGGACCGGCGGCTGATGTACGACTGGAGCAACCGGGTCATCGGCTACCAGGACGCCGAGTACGCGGTCAGCTCGACCGTCTCCGAAACCGAGGTGAGCGACCTCGCGCGGGCCGCGCTCGCCGTCCGCCCGTCCCCCGGTCCCGGCGGGGCGATGCCGGACCCGCGCACCCGCGCCGGCATGCCGGACCTCTACGCGTACGCCAACGCGCTCGGCGAATACAAGCGCGAGCACCCCGGTGACGACGTCATGAGCAACCTGATGCAGCACGTCGGCGACGACGGCGGGCGCGTCTCGCTCGCCGAGTTCGAGAACCTCTTCTGGCTGTTTTCCGTGGCGGGCAACGAAACCCTGCGCAACGGCCTGCCCGGCGGGCTGCTGGCGCTGCTCGCGCACCCCGCGCAGTACCGGCGGCTGCTGGCCGACCGGTCGCTGCTGCCGTCCGCGGTCGAAGAGATGCTGCGCTGGTGGACGCCGGTGATGAACTTCCGGCGGACCGCGACCGCCGACGTCACTCTGTCCGATGTGGACATCCGGGCCGGGGACAAGGTGGTCGTCTGGTTCTCCGCGGCCAACCGCGACCCTTCGGTGTTCACCGCGCCGGACGACTTCGACGTCGGCCGCACCCCGAACGACCACCTGACCTTCGGCCACGGCCCGCACTTCTGCCTCGGCTCGCACCTGGCCAGGGTCCAGATGCGGGCCATGTTCGGCGCTGTGCTCGATCTGCTGGGCGAAGTGACGCTCGCCGGCGAGCCGGTGCGGCTGCGGTCGAACTTCCAGAACGGCCTGAAGTCGCTGCCGATCCGCTGGGCGCGCTGA
- a CDS encoding alpha/beta fold hydrolase, with protein sequence MDTLNMRTGGEGEPAVLLLHGLGATGAVWNHFAPPLGRRVLVPDLPGHGPSSPLPHYSFETLTAAVARALPDRRPLVVAGHSLGGVLALELASGKYDVEVLGVLALGVKVEWTQDDLGRVATLAARPARLFETRVDAEQAYLKVSGLLGIAPADPAGLRETEGGWRLAMDPAAFGVGAPDMPALLAAARCPVVLAAGENDPMSRPGRLRALDPDAVTLAGLGHNAHVEDPAAVRALLERFGV encoded by the coding sequence ATGGACACGCTGAACATGCGCACCGGCGGCGAGGGCGAACCGGCCGTTCTCCTCCTGCACGGCCTGGGCGCGACCGGAGCCGTGTGGAACCACTTCGCCCCGCCGCTCGGCCGGCGCGTCCTGGTCCCCGACCTGCCCGGCCACGGCCCGTCCTCGCCGCTGCCGCACTACTCCTTCGAGACGCTCACCGCCGCCGTCGCTCGGGCGCTCCCCGACCGCAGGCCACTGGTCGTCGCCGGGCACTCGCTCGGCGGGGTGCTCGCGCTCGAGCTCGCGTCCGGCAAGTACGACGTCGAGGTGCTGGGCGTGCTGGCCCTCGGGGTGAAGGTCGAGTGGACCCAGGACGACCTGGGCCGCGTGGCGACGCTCGCGGCGCGCCCGGCCCGGCTGTTCGAGACGCGCGTGGACGCCGAGCAGGCCTACCTGAAGGTCTCCGGGCTGCTGGGCATCGCGCCCGCGGACCCGGCCGGGCTTCGCGAGACCGAGGGAGGTTGGCGTCTCGCGATGGACCCGGCCGCGTTCGGCGTCGGCGCGCCGGACATGCCGGCGCTGCTCGCCGCGGCGCGGTGCCCGGTCGTGCTGGCGGCGGGCGAGAACGACCCGATGAGCCGTCCCGGCCGGCTACGCGCGCTGGACCCGGACGCGGTCACGCTCGCCGGCCTCGGGCACAACGCCCACGTCGAGGATCCAGCCGCCGTACGCGCTCTCCTGGAACGCTTCGGCGTCTGA
- a CDS encoding tetratricopeptide repeat protein: MEEGLPFAGWLRHRRVLAGLTQAQLAERAGVSQRAVRNAELGTVRRPRPETERRLREALAEAPPEPVRIGVLGPLTVRCGDSPVEIGAEKQRLLLAMLALQPNRTVRREDLVDVIWDEPPPSCLELLHTYVARLRRALRPADLITTDKGGYRLTADADALDLLRFEKFLEEGAHREALELWRGPALADVGRLGQHPARLALAMKRAKTVMAYAEAADPEDAAVQLRVLTAEEPLNESAHARLMLVLAASGRQAAALAVFEEVRQRLDGELGIEPGPELRAAQRQVLRQDFAAPEPPARVPAQLPADVAGFRGRTTQLAELDALRDGGGTGARIAVLSGTGGVGKTALAVHWAQRSLDEFPDGQLYLDLHGYGTVRPVEPGDALSGFLRALGVDGADIPAEPEERAAKFRTALTGRRMVLLLDNAGSVGQVRPLLPGSASCLVLVTSRDALPGLVARHGARRVLVDLLTDAEALDLLRTLLGARVDAEPDATEALIGYSARLPLALRLVAELALSRPGERLAALADELADERRRLDLLDGGGDPLTAVRAVFSWSYRHLAADAARVFRLCGLHPGRDLTPAAIAALAGVALPEAERLTATLVRAHLAQETGDDRFQQHDLLRVYAAELAARDETESHDAQERLFDFYVRSAAQAMDAVLPQERHLRPAVPDPDVKVIDAPAWLEAERRNLLAVAAHATRHGWSDHLRLLSGILWHYLDVGGYHEESLVLHSHASALAHDAGDRVAEAEPLILIAVGHWRVGRSREARRYLEEALALARETGDRRTEIHSVNTLGLVCRALGRFAEAITYSTEALALARKAGDRTSEGLVLVVLGCSCRGIGRYGEAIGYLEEARALARDTADRTSEGYALVNLGDALSALGRHDEAVRSLEEGLEHFRAMGVWVSEGYALGILGDIEHARGRYPEAAAHLERALEIAQETGSPTNRSVALKHLGDVRLAQGRHTEAAQHLEEALGLARECGDRGVESRVLNSLGALAAATGASSDALGHHREALAVAKETGCRPEQGKAYYGLGEVHCGLGDVTAAREHWERALACYAGECVPGAKRVRDRLADLA, encoded by the coding sequence GTGGAAGAAGGCCTGCCGTTCGCCGGGTGGCTGCGGCACCGGCGCGTGCTCGCCGGCCTCACCCAGGCCCAGCTCGCCGAGCGCGCCGGAGTGAGCCAGCGCGCGGTGCGCAACGCCGAGCTCGGCACCGTCCGCCGGCCCCGGCCGGAGACCGAGCGCCGGCTGCGGGAAGCGCTTGCCGAAGCGCCTCCGGAGCCGGTGCGGATCGGCGTCCTGGGCCCGCTCACCGTGCGGTGCGGGGACTCCCCGGTCGAGATCGGCGCCGAGAAGCAACGCCTGCTGCTCGCGATGCTGGCGCTGCAGCCGAACCGCACCGTCCGGCGCGAGGACCTCGTCGACGTCATCTGGGACGAGCCGCCGCCGTCCTGCCTGGAGCTGCTCCACACCTACGTCGCCCGGTTGCGGCGCGCGCTGCGGCCCGCCGACCTCATCACCACCGACAAGGGTGGGTACCGGCTGACCGCCGATGCGGACGCGCTGGACCTGCTGCGGTTCGAGAAGTTCCTGGAAGAGGGCGCCCACCGCGAAGCCCTGGAGCTCTGGCGCGGTCCGGCCCTCGCCGACGTCGGACGGCTCGGGCAGCACCCCGCCCGGCTGGCCCTGGCGATGAAGCGCGCGAAGACGGTGATGGCGTACGCCGAGGCGGCCGACCCCGAGGACGCGGCGGTCCAGCTGCGCGTGCTCACCGCCGAGGAGCCGCTGAACGAGTCCGCGCACGCCCGGCTCATGCTGGTGCTCGCCGCGTCCGGGCGGCAGGCCGCCGCGCTGGCCGTGTTCGAAGAGGTCCGGCAGCGGCTGGACGGCGAGCTGGGCATCGAACCCGGCCCCGAGCTGCGCGCGGCCCAGCGGCAGGTGCTGCGCCAGGACTTCGCCGCCCCGGAACCGCCGGCCCGCGTCCCCGCCCAGCTGCCCGCGGACGTCGCCGGCTTCCGCGGCCGCACCACCCAGCTGGCCGAGCTCGACGCCCTCCGGGACGGCGGCGGCACCGGTGCGCGCATCGCCGTCCTGTCCGGCACGGGCGGGGTCGGCAAGACCGCTCTCGCCGTCCACTGGGCCCAGCGGTCCCTCGATGAGTTCCCGGACGGCCAGCTCTACCTCGACCTGCACGGCTACGGCACGGTCCGGCCGGTCGAGCCGGGCGACGCGCTGTCGGGGTTCCTGCGCGCCCTCGGCGTCGACGGCGCGGACATCCCCGCCGAGCCGGAAGAGCGCGCCGCGAAGTTCCGCACCGCGCTCACCGGCCGGCGGATGGTGCTGCTGCTGGACAACGCCGGCTCGGTCGGGCAGGTCCGCCCGCTGCTGCCCGGCTCGGCGTCGTGCCTGGTGCTCGTGACCAGCCGCGACGCGCTGCCCGGGCTGGTCGCGCGGCACGGCGCCCGCCGCGTGCTCGTCGACCTGCTGACCGACGCCGAGGCCCTCGACCTGCTGCGGACGCTGCTCGGCGCGCGCGTCGACGCCGAGCCGGACGCCACCGAGGCGCTGATCGGCTACTCGGCCCGGCTGCCGCTGGCGCTGCGGCTGGTCGCGGAGCTGGCGCTGAGCCGGCCGGGGGAGCGGCTCGCCGCCCTCGCGGACGAGCTGGCCGACGAACGGCGCCGGCTCGACCTGCTCGACGGCGGCGGCGACCCGCTGACCGCGGTCCGGGCCGTCTTCTCGTGGTCCTACCGGCACCTGGCGGCCGACGCCGCGCGCGTGTTCCGCCTCTGCGGCCTGCACCCGGGCCGCGACCTGACCCCCGCCGCGATCGCCGCGCTCGCCGGCGTCGCCCTGCCGGAGGCGGAACGGCTGACGGCCACGCTGGTCCGCGCCCACCTCGCGCAGGAGACCGGCGACGACCGCTTCCAGCAGCACGACCTCCTGCGCGTCTACGCCGCCGAACTCGCGGCGCGGGACGAGACCGAGAGCCACGACGCGCAGGAGCGGCTGTTCGACTTCTACGTCCGGTCGGCCGCGCAGGCCATGGACGCCGTCCTGCCGCAGGAACGGCACCTGCGCCCCGCCGTCCCGGACCCGGACGTCAAGGTGATCGACGCGCCGGCGTGGCTGGAGGCCGAGCGCCGCAACCTCCTCGCCGTCGCGGCGCACGCGACGCGGCACGGGTGGTCCGACCACCTGCGGCTGCTGTCCGGGATCCTGTGGCACTACCTGGACGTCGGCGGCTACCACGAGGAATCACTGGTGCTGCACTCGCACGCGTCGGCGCTGGCCCACGACGCCGGCGACCGGGTGGCCGAGGCCGAGCCGCTCATCCTGATCGCGGTCGGCCACTGGCGCGTCGGCCGGTCGCGGGAGGCGCGCCGGTACCTGGAGGAGGCGCTCGCCCTCGCCCGCGAGACCGGCGACCGGCGCACCGAGATCCACTCGGTCAACACCCTCGGCCTGGTCTGCCGGGCGCTGGGCCGGTTCGCCGAGGCGATCACGTACTCGACCGAAGCCCTGGCCCTGGCCCGCAAGGCCGGCGACCGCACCAGCGAAGGCCTGGTGCTGGTGGTGCTGGGCTGCTCCTGCCGCGGCATCGGCCGCTACGGCGAAGCGATCGGCTACCTAGAGGAAGCACGCGCACTGGCCCGCGACACGGCCGACCGCACTTCCGAGGGCTACGCGCTGGTCAACCTGGGCGACGCGCTGTCGGCGCTGGGCCGTCACGACGAAGCCGTCCGCTCGCTGGAGGAAGGACTGGAGCACTTCCGCGCGATGGGCGTGTGGGTGAGCGAGGGGTACGCGCTCGGCATCCTCGGCGACATCGAGCACGCACGCGGGCGGTACCCGGAAGCCGCGGCGCACCTCGAGCGGGCGCTGGAAATCGCGCAGGAGACGGGCAGCCCGACCAACCGCAGTGTCGCGTTGAAGCACTTGGGCGACGTCCGGCTGGCGCAAGGCCGGCACACGGAAGCGGCCCAGCACCTCGAAGAGGCACTGGGCCTGGCCCGCGAATGCGGCGACCGGGGCGTGGAGTCCCGGGTGCTCAACAGCCTCGGTGCGTTGGCGGCGGCGACGGGCGCGTCCTCGGACGCGCTCGGCCATCACCGTGAAGCCCTTGCCGTGGCGAAGGAAACGGGCTGCCGTCCCGAGCAGGGCAAGGCCTACTACGGGCTCGGCGAAGTCCATTGTGGACTGGGTGACGTGACGGCCGCGCGCGAGCACTGGGAACGCGCGCTGGCCTGTTACGCCGGGGAGTGCGTGCCCGGCGCGAAGCGGGTCCGGGACCGGCTGGCGGACCTGGCGTAG
- a CDS encoding L-histidine N(alpha)-methyltransferase has product MDTTYVHGYTAPEARRLGDQADTLAALLHDGTAYPAGSRVLEVGCGVGAQTVHLVARSPDAHLTAVDVSADSLDQAGRRVPEVEFRQADLFALDGEWDHLFVCFVLEHLPEPEKALAHLKTLLRPGGTITVIEGDHGSAFFHPRSEHAQAAIDCLVRLQADAGGDGLLGRRLYPLLADAGFDDVRVEPRTVYADASRPDLVTGFTRDTFTAMVEGVGETAVAKGLMTEADWARGIAALHRTTREYGTFHYTFFKVTATRTPGGAS; this is encoded by the coding sequence ATGGACACCACTTACGTGCACGGATACACCGCCCCCGAGGCCCGCCGCCTCGGCGACCAGGCCGACACCCTGGCCGCGCTGCTGCACGACGGGACGGCCTACCCCGCCGGGAGCCGCGTGCTGGAGGTCGGCTGCGGCGTCGGCGCCCAGACCGTCCACCTCGTGGCGCGCAGCCCGGACGCGCACCTGACCGCGGTCGACGTCTCCGCGGACTCCCTCGACCAAGCGGGAAGGAGGGTCCCCGAGGTCGAGTTCCGCCAGGCCGACCTCTTCGCGCTCGACGGCGAGTGGGACCACCTCTTCGTCTGCTTCGTGCTCGAACACCTGCCGGAGCCGGAGAAAGCGTTGGCGCACCTGAAAACCCTGCTGCGGCCGGGCGGGACGATCACCGTCATCGAGGGCGACCACGGCTCGGCCTTCTTCCACCCGCGCAGCGAACACGCCCAGGCCGCGATCGACTGCCTCGTGCGCCTGCAGGCCGACGCCGGCGGCGACGGGCTCCTCGGCCGGCGCCTCTACCCGTTGCTGGCCGACGCCGGTTTCGACGACGTCCGGGTGGAGCCGCGGACGGTCTACGCGGACGCGTCCCGGCCGGACCTCGTCACCGGCTTCACCCGCGACACGTTCACCGCGATGGTCGAGGGCGTCGGCGAAACCGCCGTGGCGAAGGGGCTCATGACGGAGGCGGACTGGGCCCGCGGCATCGCCGCTCTTCACCGCACCACCAGGGAATACGGGACCTTCCACTACACGTTCTTCAAGGTAACAGCAACTCGCACTCCGGGAGGAGCGTCATGA
- a CDS encoding PLP-dependent aminotransferase family protein: protein MDRAKTPSSEGSIGSDFLQLDVRDAPAGGLSDWLAGQLRAAVADGRLPIGGRLPASRVLAAELRVSRGVVTEAYQRLIDDGHAAGRGRAGTVVVAAPVLAPEPVRVRPPSKVITPMPGVEVFDAVRAAPARIDLTPGVPDLTAFPRAAWLRAERAVLEELEPSHFGYGDPRGAPAMRLAVSHWLARSRGIRVDPGEIIVVAGVAQALTLVGEVLRQHGVTEIAVEDPSSLGARQHLHHCGLATPPVPVDDDGLRVGSLSAPAVLVTPAHQFPMGVVLGGDRRRDLMRWAAEGGIVVEDDYDAEHRYDRAPVPAVRSMLPEVCYTGSVSKLLAPALRVGWLLAPPRFHDDLVAAKRFADLGNPVLAQLVLARLMETGELERQLRVVRARHRRRRDAMIRTLSSEVPGAVVHGAAAGLHLTITFGTDLDDVALAAAALAEGVKVQPLSWHRQLPGRPGLVLGYAARTSTEIAEGVAVLGKLLR, encoded by the coding sequence ATGGACAGAGCCAAAACACCGTCCTCGGAGGGGTCCATAGGCTCGGACTTCCTGCAGCTCGACGTCCGTGACGCGCCGGCGGGCGGGCTGTCGGACTGGCTCGCCGGGCAGCTGCGCGCCGCCGTGGCCGACGGCCGGCTCCCGATCGGCGGCCGGCTGCCCGCGTCCCGCGTCCTGGCCGCCGAGCTGCGGGTGTCCCGCGGTGTCGTCACCGAGGCCTACCAGCGCCTGATCGATGACGGGCACGCGGCGGGCCGCGGCCGGGCGGGCACGGTGGTGGTGGCCGCGCCGGTGCTCGCCCCCGAACCCGTGCGCGTCCGGCCGCCGTCGAAGGTGATCACGCCGATGCCGGGCGTCGAGGTGTTCGACGCGGTCCGCGCGGCCCCGGCCCGCATCGACCTCACCCCGGGCGTCCCGGACCTGACGGCGTTCCCGCGCGCGGCGTGGCTGCGGGCCGAGCGCGCGGTGCTGGAGGAGCTGGAGCCGTCGCACTTCGGCTACGGCGACCCCCGCGGCGCCCCGGCGATGCGGCTCGCGGTGTCGCACTGGCTGGCGCGCAGCCGCGGCATCCGCGTCGACCCCGGCGAGATCATCGTGGTGGCCGGCGTCGCGCAGGCGCTGACGCTGGTGGGGGAGGTGCTGCGGCAGCACGGCGTCACCGAGATCGCGGTGGAGGACCCGAGTTCGCTGGGCGCGCGGCAGCACCTGCACCACTGCGGCCTGGCGACCCCGCCGGTCCCGGTGGACGACGACGGCTTGCGCGTCGGCTCCCTGAGCGCGCCGGCGGTGCTGGTGACCCCGGCCCACCAGTTCCCGATGGGCGTGGTGCTGGGCGGCGACCGCCGCCGCGACCTGATGCGCTGGGCGGCCGAGGGCGGCATCGTGGTGGAGGACGACTACGACGCGGAGCACCGCTACGACCGCGCGCCGGTGCCCGCCGTCCGGTCGATGCTGCCGGAGGTCTGTTACACGGGAAGCGTTTCGAAGCTGCTGGCGCCGGCGTTGCGGGTGGGCTGGCTGCTGGCGCCGCCGCGGTTCCACGACGACCTGGTGGCGGCGAAGCGGTTCGCGGACCTGGGCAACCCGGTGCTGGCCCAGCTGGTCCTGGCTCGCTTGATGGAGACGGGCGAGCTGGAGCGGCAGCTGCGGGTGGTCCGGGCCCGGCACCGGCGTCGGCGCGACGCGATGATCCGCACGCTTTCTTCGGAAGTGCCGGGTGCGGTGGTCCACGGCGCGGCGGCGGGCCTGCACCTGACGATCACGTTCGGCACGGACCTGGACGACGTCGCGCTGGCGGCGGCCGCGCTGGCGGAGGGGGTGAAGGTCCAGCCGCTGTCGTGGCATCGGCAGTTGCCGGGCCGTCCGGGGCTGGTGCTGGGCTACGCGGCGAGGACGTCGACGGAGATCGCCGAGGGGGTCGCCGTGCTGGGGAAACTCCTGCGCTGA